A single window of Chloracidobacterium sp. DNA harbors:
- a CDS encoding sigma-70 family RNA polymerase sigma factor, with amino-acid sequence MSSESYNRSKLVLSSRAVDLDDAELVRSCRNGDQTAWDQLVTRYQRLIFAIPRRAGLNDEQAADVFQEVFLTLLQKIDDIEQPDRIRSWMVTTAKFKTWAIVRSGKGHYSPETEEEMEAEMANLRDVSPLADDMLIEVEEQHLIRTALLSLEERCQKILSMIYLRDPAASYVEVSAAINVGETSISPMRSRCLKKLEKLLSS; translated from the coding sequence GTGAGTTCTGAATCATACAACAGATCTAAACTAGTTCTGAGTTCTCGGGCGGTCGACCTCGACGACGCCGAGTTGGTCAGATCGTGTCGAAACGGCGATCAGACAGCTTGGGATCAATTGGTGACTAGGTATCAGCGATTGATCTTCGCTATACCTCGTCGTGCCGGACTCAACGACGAACAGGCGGCAGACGTTTTTCAGGAAGTTTTTCTTACGCTTTTGCAAAAAATCGATGACATCGAACAACCTGACCGAATACGTTCGTGGATGGTGACAACTGCAAAATTCAAAACGTGGGCCATCGTTCGAAGCGGCAAAGGCCATTATTCGCCCGAAACCGAAGAGGAAATGGAAGCGGAAATGGCAAACCTGCGTGACGTATCGCCGTTGGCTGACGATATGTTGATCGAGGTCGAAGAACAGCATCTGATCCGAACCGCGTTGTTATCACTCGAGGAACGATGTCAAAAGATATTGTCGATGATCTATCTTCGTGATCCGGCGGCAAGTTATGTCGAGGTCTCTGCCGCGATCAATGTCGGCGAGACCAGCATCAGCCCGATGCGGTCACGGTGTCTGAAAAAACTGGAAAAGTTATTGTCGTCTTAA